In Vibrio sp. 10N, the following proteins share a genomic window:
- the rhlB gene encoding ATP-dependent RNA helicase RhlB, protein MKKTHITEQKFADLELHPQIIEGLEKKGFEYCTPIQALALPVLLAGRDIAGQAQTGTGKTLAFLTATFNHLLNTPEHEGRKATQPRAIIMAPTRELAIQIHNDAKPLIESTGLKTALAYGGDSYDKQLAKLEQGVDILIGTCGRIIDFYKQRVFNLNNIQAVVLDEADRMFDLGFIKDIRFLFRRMPEPKDRLNMLFSATLSYRVQELAFEHMHNPEHVVVEPEQKTGHRIQEELFYPSNNEKMALLQTLVEEEWPDRAIIFANTKHKCEKVWGHLAADGHRVGLLTGDVPQKKREKILEQFTKGDVDILVATDVAARGLHIPQVTHVFNYDLPDDCEDYVHRIGRTGRAGASGHSISFACEEYAINLPAIEEYIEHSIPVSDYDSSALLTELPAPLVMKSRNSGPRRTNTGGSRPSNRKPQRRPRSPKS, encoded by the coding sequence ATGAAAAAGACGCATATCACAGAGCAAAAGTTCGCCGATTTGGAATTGCACCCCCAAATCATTGAAGGATTGGAAAAAAAAGGGTTCGAATATTGCACCCCTATCCAAGCCTTGGCGTTGCCGGTACTGCTCGCCGGCCGAGATATTGCAGGACAGGCCCAAACCGGGACTGGAAAAACGCTCGCGTTTCTCACTGCTACCTTCAACCATCTACTAAACACGCCTGAACATGAAGGCCGCAAAGCGACTCAGCCGCGCGCGATCATCATGGCTCCAACACGCGAACTTGCTATTCAGATCCACAATGATGCCAAACCGCTCATTGAAAGCACGGGTCTAAAAACAGCACTTGCGTACGGCGGCGATAGCTACGATAAGCAGCTAGCGAAGCTTGAACAAGGCGTCGATATCCTTATTGGTACCTGTGGTCGTATTATCGATTTCTACAAGCAGCGTGTCTTTAACCTCAACAACATTCAAGCTGTGGTTCTTGATGAAGCCGATCGCATGTTCGATCTTGGCTTTATTAAAGACATTCGCTTCTTGTTCCGTCGTATGCCTGAGCCAAAAGACCGTCTCAACATGCTGTTCTCCGCGACCTTGTCATACCGTGTACAAGAGCTAGCGTTCGAGCACATGCACAACCCAGAGCACGTCGTGGTTGAGCCTGAGCAAAAGACCGGTCATCGCATTCAAGAAGAGCTGTTCTACCCATCAAACAATGAAAAGATGGCGCTACTGCAAACGTTAGTAGAAGAAGAATGGCCTGATCGCGCTATTATCTTTGCCAACACCAAACATAAGTGTGAAAAAGTGTGGGGTCACCTTGCTGCAGACGGCCATCGCGTCGGTCTTTTGACCGGTGATGTACCACAGAAGAAGCGTGAAAAGATCCTTGAGCAATTCACAAAGGGTGATGTAGATATTCTGGTTGCGACGGATGTTGCAGCGCGTGGTCTGCACATCCCTCAAGTGACGCACGTATTCAACTACGACCTACCTGACGACTGTGAAGATTATGTACACCGTATTGGCCGTACTGGTCGCGCAGGTGCAAGTGGTCACTCTATCAGCTTCGCTTGTGAAGAGTACGCGATCAACTTGCCAGCGATTGAAGAGTACATCGAACACTCAATTCCAGTGTCGGACTATGACTCAAGTGCCCTTTTGACTGAGCTGCCTGCGCCGTTGGTTATGAAGAGCCGTAACTCAGGCCCACGTCGCACCAATACGGGTGGCTCGCGCCCATCAAACAGAAAGCCTCAAAGAAGGCCACGTTCACCAAAGTCTTGA
- the gppA gene encoding guanosine-5'-triphosphate,3'-diphosphate diphosphatase, whose translation MSLAVNSSPLYAAIDLGSNSFHMLVVRHIDGSIQTMAKIKRKVRLAAGLDDEMALSQEAMQRGWDCLSLFAERLQDIPKENIRIVGTATLRTATNVDVFLAKANEILGYPIQVICGEEEAATIYKGVAHTSGGTGRRLVVDIGGASTELIIGEGFEPKALTSLKMGCVTWLERFFKDRQLNKANFDRAIEGAKQTLAPILEQYQGLGWDVCVGASGTVQALQEIMLAQGMDEVITHAKLKRLQKQAMLADHLEELDIDGLTLERALVFPSGLSILIAIFELLNIESMTLAGGALREGMVYDMVKELQQDDIRARTINSVQIRCQLDVEYGEQVAATATSLLASCGGDTWVEEPHAIALLDAASKLHEIGLTLDFKKAGEHSAYLLQNLDLPGFTRAQKHLLAEVVRRYKDQLTPLPSQHALSTQSAERVLRLLRLSVIITHRRQRSLQPKFAVECAGNSLTLSIDKQWLDAHPLSAAELEIESNRQSDAGWPLTIQAV comes from the coding sequence ATGAGTCTCGCAGTGAATTCTTCACCTTTGTATGCGGCTATCGATCTTGGCTCCAACAGTTTCCATATGTTGGTTGTTCGCCATATCGATGGCAGCATTCAGACCATGGCCAAGATAAAACGCAAAGTGCGTTTGGCCGCAGGCCTTGATGATGAGATGGCCCTCAGTCAAGAAGCAATGCAACGTGGTTGGGATTGCCTAAGTCTTTTCGCGGAAAGACTTCAAGATATCCCAAAAGAAAACATTCGCATTGTCGGTACCGCCACTTTGCGAACCGCAACCAACGTGGATGTTTTCTTGGCAAAGGCCAATGAGATTTTGGGTTACCCAATCCAAGTGATCTGTGGAGAAGAAGAAGCGGCGACTATTTATAAGGGTGTAGCGCATACTTCGGGTGGCACAGGCCGTCGTCTTGTCGTCGATATTGGCGGCGCCAGTACCGAGCTAATTATTGGTGAAGGCTTTGAGCCTAAGGCACTAACTAGCCTAAAGATGGGTTGTGTAACTTGGTTAGAGCGCTTCTTTAAAGACCGCCAGTTAAATAAAGCGAACTTTGATCGCGCTATCGAGGGTGCCAAACAGACACTTGCCCCAATCCTAGAGCAGTATCAAGGGTTGGGTTGGGACGTCTGTGTAGGTGCGAGTGGTACCGTGCAAGCATTGCAAGAGATCATGTTAGCGCAAGGGATGGATGAGGTTATCACCCACGCCAAGCTAAAGCGTCTGCAAAAACAAGCGATGTTAGCTGACCACCTCGAAGAGCTGGACATTGATGGCCTGACGTTAGAGCGTGCTTTAGTGTTTCCGAGTGGGTTATCGATTCTGATTGCCATCTTCGAATTGCTCAATATCGAGTCCATGACCCTCGCCGGTGGCGCACTGCGTGAAGGCATGGTGTATGACATGGTCAAAGAACTTCAGCAAGATGACATTCGTGCCCGTACCATTAACAGTGTACAAATCCGCTGTCAGCTAGACGTCGAATACGGTGAGCAAGTCGCAGCAACGGCCACCAGCTTACTGGCCAGTTGTGGCGGAGACACCTGGGTAGAAGAGCCGCACGCCATTGCACTACTTGACGCGGCGTCAAAACTGCATGAAATCGGCCTTACGCTAGACTTTAAAAAGGCAGGCGAGCATAGTGCGTACTTACTTCAAAACTTGGATTTACCCGGTTTTACTCGCGCGCAAAAGCACCTCTTAGCCGAAGTCGTTCGTCGCTACAAAGACCAATTAACACCTCTGCCTTCGCAACATGCACTGTCGACACAAAGCGCCGAGCGCGTACTTAGACTGCTGCGTTTATCGGTGATCATTACTCACCGTCGTCAGCGCAGCCTACAGCCGAAATTTGCCGTCGAGTGTGCAGGGAACAGCTTAACACTGTCCATCGACAAACAGTGGTTAGATGCTCACCCGCTCTCAGCAGCAGAGCTGGAGATCGAATCGAACCGCCAGTCGGATGCTGGATGGCCATTAACCATTCAAGCGGTCTAA
- a CDS encoding 7-cyano-7-deazaguanine/7-aminomethyl-7-deazaguanine transporter translates to MNPFSPAQQRKALTFLVLFHLVIIASSNYLVQLPFTIFGFHTTWGAFTFPFIFLATDLTVRIFGAGLARKIIFLVMLPALAVSYGLSVLFFEGQFQGLSHLGEFNLFVARIAVASFMAYLLGQILDVHVFNRLRQMKQWWVAPTCSTLFGNALDTLAFFAIAFYQSPDPFMAEHWTEIALVDYGFKLVISLGLFVPMYGVLLNFLVKKLTAVNPELKVTGVKA, encoded by the coding sequence ATGAACCCATTTTCTCCTGCGCAGCAGCGCAAAGCCCTGACGTTCCTCGTCCTATTTCACTTAGTGATCATTGCATCCAGTAACTATCTGGTTCAGCTACCCTTTACTATTTTTGGTTTCCACACCACGTGGGGCGCGTTTACATTCCCGTTCATTTTCCTTGCAACAGACCTGACGGTACGCATCTTTGGTGCTGGACTGGCGCGTAAGATCATCTTTTTGGTGATGCTGCCTGCTTTAGCGGTGTCGTATGGATTATCGGTGTTGTTCTTTGAAGGGCAGTTCCAAGGTTTGAGTCATTTAGGTGAGTTCAATCTGTTTGTTGCACGAATTGCAGTGGCAAGCTTTATGGCTTATCTGCTAGGACAAATCCTGGATGTGCATGTCTTCAACCGCTTACGTCAAATGAAGCAGTGGTGGGTTGCTCCGACATGTTCAACACTGTTTGGTAACGCGCTCGATACACTCGCCTTTTTTGCGATCGCATTCTACCAAAGCCCAGATCCGTTTATGGCGGAGCATTGGACTGAAATCGCCTTAGTCGACTATGGCTTTAAGTTAGTTATCAGTCTGGGACTGTTTGTTCCGATGTACGGGGTGTTATTGAACTTTTTAGTGAAGAAGCTAACGGCGGTGAATCCAGAATTAAAGGTGACGGGCGTTAAGGCTTAA
- the rho gene encoding transcription termination factor Rho, producing MNLTELKNRPVSELVKLGESLGLENLARLRKQDIIFAILKAHAKSGEDIFGDGVLEILQDGFGFLRSADSSYLAGPDDIYVSPSQIRRFNLRTGDSIAGKIRPPKDGERYFALLKVNTVNADKPDNARNKILFENLTPLHANERMTMERGNGSTEDITARVLDLASPIGKGQRGLIVAPPKAGKTMLLQNIAQSIAHNHPECELMVLLIDERPEEVTEMQRLVKGEVVASTFDEPASRHVQVAEMVIEKAKRLVEHKKDVVILLDSITRLARAYNTVVPSSGKVLTGGVDANALHRPKRFFGAARNVEEGGSLTIIATALVDTGSKMDEVIYEEFKGTGNMELHLNRKIAEKRVFPAIDFNRSGTRREELLTKADELQKMWILRKIVHPMGEIDAMEFLIDKLAMTKTNDEFFDAMRRQ from the coding sequence ATGAACTTAACAGAATTGAAGAACAGACCTGTTTCTGAGCTCGTTAAACTTGGCGAATCTCTTGGTCTGGAAAACTTAGCTCGTCTGCGTAAGCAAGACATTATCTTCGCCATCTTAAAAGCCCATGCGAAAAGTGGTGAAGATATCTTTGGTGACGGGGTCTTAGAGATTCTTCAAGATGGTTTTGGTTTCCTGCGTAGTGCAGACAGTTCTTACCTTGCTGGCCCAGATGATATTTATGTCTCTCCTAGCCAAATTCGCCGTTTCAACCTGCGTACAGGTGATTCAATTGCCGGTAAGATTCGTCCACCAAAAGACGGTGAGCGCTATTTCGCACTTCTAAAAGTAAACACTGTTAACGCTGACAAACCAGATAACGCTCGTAACAAGATCCTGTTTGAAAACCTAACCCCTCTGCATGCCAACGAACGCATGACTATGGAGCGTGGTAACGGTTCAACAGAAGACATTACGGCGCGTGTTCTTGATCTAGCATCGCCAATTGGTAAAGGTCAGCGTGGTCTGATTGTTGCTCCGCCAAAAGCGGGTAAGACAATGTTGCTTCAGAACATTGCACAGAGCATTGCTCACAATCACCCTGAATGTGAATTGATGGTTCTTCTTATCGACGAACGTCCGGAAGAAGTAACAGAGATGCAGCGCCTAGTTAAAGGTGAAGTTGTGGCATCGACGTTTGATGAACCAGCGTCTCGTCACGTTCAAGTTGCTGAGATGGTTATCGAGAAAGCGAAGCGCCTTGTTGAACACAAGAAAGACGTGGTTATCCTACTGGATTCTATCACTCGTCTAGCTCGTGCTTACAACACGGTAGTACCTTCATCAGGTAAGGTTCTTACTGGTGGTGTTGACGCGAACGCACTACACCGTCCTAAGCGTTTCTTCGGTGCAGCTCGTAACGTAGAAGAAGGCGGCAGCCTAACTATCATCGCAACAGCGCTAGTCGATACTGGCTCTAAGATGGATGAAGTTATCTACGAAGAGTTTAAAGGTACAGGTAACATGGAACTGCACCTAAACCGTAAGATTGCTGAAAAGCGTGTCTTCCCAGCGATTGACTTCAACCGCTCAGGTACACGTCGCGAAGAGCTACTAACGAAAGCCGATGAGCTACAGAAGATGTGGATTCTACGTAAGATTGTTCACCCAATGGGCGAAATCGATGCGATGGAATTCCTAATCGACAAGCTTGCAATGACTAAGACTAACGATGAGTTCTTTGACGCGATGCGTCGCCAGTAA
- a CDS encoding 2Fe-2S iron-sulfur cluster-binding protein → MTKRVVLKPQNLEFIVEEGQTVLEAALNQNLAFPHRCMVGACASCLCRIESGAVDYDLEPLLTEKEKQQGWMFSCLAYPKSDLVITFGDE, encoded by the coding sequence ATGACAAAGCGAGTAGTGCTCAAGCCTCAGAACCTTGAGTTTATAGTCGAAGAAGGGCAGACAGTGTTAGAGGCTGCGCTCAACCAGAATCTTGCTTTTCCTCATCGTTGTATGGTGGGGGCCTGCGCTTCTTGTTTATGCCGTATCGAGTCGGGTGCGGTTGACTATGATTTGGAACCATTACTTACCGAGAAAGAAAAGCAGCAAGGTTGGATGTTCTCCTGTCTTGCTTATCCAAAGAGTGATTTGGTGATCACCTTTGGAGACGAATAA
- a CDS encoding heme biosynthesis protein HemY encodes MIRLIFLFVVLGAGLFVGTQFSGQQGYVLISIANKTIEMSVTTLVVFVIAALAALFLLEYIIKKILYTSVTTFNYFSVRKMRRSRRYTNEGIVKLLEGDWKLAEKKVTRWANYHDMPLLCYLVASEAALGQGDKAKRDHYLELASQQENSSLAVQLTRAKQAVREEEWELAASTLETLKAEYPSNTIVLSLLKTTYRELGKWQALIDLLPKLNKAKLIDAEELVELEERAQCGLLEDIASQQGSEGLIGHWNKLPRKTRQSTHLVGCFTKQLIARKADAEAFTVIKETLKKQGHDDLYSLLPELNLADAHPVVVMLEDVVKKQPDNAKAQSALAQFYFREEKWPEAQRHFERALSVRPDVSDYAYLADTLEKQDLTKAAGEVSRKALTLIDSK; translated from the coding sequence ATGATTCGATTAATCTTTCTCTTCGTCGTACTCGGTGCTGGCCTCTTTGTGGGTACCCAGTTTTCGGGTCAACAAGGTTATGTGTTGATTTCGATTGCCAATAAGACCATCGAGATGAGCGTGACAACACTGGTGGTGTTCGTGATCGCAGCACTCGCAGCACTGTTTCTGCTTGAGTACATCATCAAAAAAATCCTCTACACCAGTGTAACCACGTTCAACTACTTCAGTGTTCGTAAAATGCGCCGTTCACGCCGTTACACTAACGAAGGGATTGTTAAGCTCTTAGAAGGCGACTGGAAGCTTGCCGAGAAAAAAGTGACACGTTGGGCCAACTATCACGATATGCCGCTACTGTGCTACCTGGTGGCCTCTGAAGCCGCGCTAGGTCAAGGCGACAAAGCAAAACGCGATCACTATCTTGAGCTGGCTTCTCAGCAAGAGAACTCAAGCCTTGCTGTACAGCTTACTCGTGCGAAGCAAGCGGTACGTGAAGAAGAGTGGGAACTTGCTGCCTCTACACTTGAGACACTAAAAGCCGAGTATCCAAGCAATACGATTGTACTTAGCCTGCTAAAAACCACCTATCGTGAACTTGGCAAGTGGCAAGCCCTTATTGACCTACTGCCAAAGCTTAACAAAGCCAAGCTTATCGATGCTGAAGAGCTAGTTGAACTTGAAGAGCGTGCCCAATGCGGTCTGCTTGAAGACATCGCTAGCCAACAAGGCAGCGAGGGCCTTATCGGTCATTGGAACAAGCTGCCACGTAAAACACGTCAAAGCACACACCTCGTGGGTTGCTTTACCAAGCAGCTTATCGCTCGCAAGGCAGACGCTGAAGCCTTTACCGTGATTAAAGAGACACTGAAAAAGCAAGGTCACGATGACCTTTATAGCTTGCTACCAGAGCTGAACTTAGCGGATGCTCACCCAGTGGTTGTGATGCTGGAAGATGTTGTGAAGAAGCAGCCTGACAATGCCAAAGCTCAAAGCGCTTTAGCTCAGTTCTACTTCCGCGAAGAAAAATGGCCTGAGGCACAGCGCCACTTTGAGCGAGCGCTGTCGGTGCGCCCAGACGTTTCGGATTATGCTTACCTTGCTGATACGCTTGAGAAGCAAGACCTCACTAAAGCAGCCGGTGAAGTGTCTCGCAAAGCGTTGACTTTGATTGACAGCAAATAG
- the ubiD gene encoding 4-hydroxy-3-polyprenylbenzoate decarboxylase produces MIYKDLRDFTQHLESQGLLKRISHPVDPDYEMTEISDRTLRAGGPALLFENPIGYDMPVLTNLFGTPERVAMGMGRQQVSELREVGKLLAYLKEPEPPRGFKDAINKIPLFKKVLHMPAKRLRKAACQQVVWQGDEVDLDKIPVMSCWPDDVAPLLTWGLTVTKGPNKKRQNLGIYRQQKIAKNKIIMRWLAHRGGALDLRDWMETNPGKPFPVSVAFGADPATILGAVTPVPDTLSEYAFAGLLRGERTEVVKSVSNDLEVPASAEIVLEGYIDPQEFADEGPYGDHTGYYNEKEKHHVFTITHITMRENPIYHSTYTGRPPDEPAVLGVSLNEVFVPILQKQFPEIEDFYLPPEGCSYRMAVVTMKKQYPGHAKRVMMGVWSFLRQFMYTKFVIVCDESVNGRDWQQVTQAMNDHMVPSRDTLMIESTPIDSLDFASPVTGLGSKMGLDATIKWDAELELEAAKYQTAQDIERSNSWDETLLTKQVTAQYPEVTDLYIAPGTGTNRMVLLTLDKQRAGQAIEVMKGVEAILSPYLATKFIVACDQDVNVRDWNDVIWAITTRMDPSRDTLLVNDNTSKAYLDATNKLEDEVTREWGIPIKKDPALVAKIDSIWDELNIL; encoded by the coding sequence ATGATTTACAAGGACTTACGTGATTTCACTCAGCACCTGGAAAGCCAGGGGCTGCTCAAGCGCATCTCTCACCCCGTCGACCCTGATTATGAAATGACGGAGATCAGCGACAGAACTCTGCGAGCAGGTGGACCCGCTCTGCTGTTCGAAAACCCGATTGGCTATGACATGCCAGTGTTGACCAATTTATTTGGTACCCCTGAACGTGTTGCAATGGGAATGGGTCGACAGCAAGTCTCTGAGCTTAGAGAAGTAGGTAAACTACTGGCCTACCTAAAAGAGCCTGAGCCCCCGCGTGGCTTTAAAGATGCGATCAATAAAATCCCTCTATTTAAGAAAGTGCTGCATATGCCAGCCAAAAGGCTGCGTAAAGCCGCTTGCCAGCAAGTCGTTTGGCAAGGTGACGAAGTCGACCTTGATAAAATCCCAGTAATGAGTTGCTGGCCTGATGATGTCGCACCCTTGCTAACATGGGGACTAACGGTCACTAAAGGGCCGAATAAGAAGCGTCAAAATCTAGGTATTTATCGCCAGCAGAAGATAGCTAAGAATAAGATCATCATGCGCTGGCTAGCACATCGTGGTGGTGCGCTCGATTTAAGAGACTGGATGGAAACCAATCCAGGAAAACCGTTCCCGGTATCTGTTGCATTTGGTGCCGACCCGGCTACCATTCTTGGGGCGGTCACACCTGTACCTGACACATTGTCTGAATATGCCTTCGCTGGATTGCTGCGTGGTGAACGTACCGAAGTGGTCAAATCGGTTAGCAACGATCTTGAAGTGCCAGCGAGTGCCGAAATTGTTCTTGAGGGTTATATCGATCCGCAAGAATTTGCCGATGAAGGTCCGTATGGCGACCACACCGGTTACTACAACGAAAAAGAAAAGCACCACGTCTTTACTATTACGCACATTACTATGCGTGAAAACCCTATCTATCACAGCACTTATACCGGTCGCCCGCCTGATGAACCGGCTGTATTGGGGGTGTCGCTGAACGAAGTCTTCGTGCCAATCTTGCAAAAGCAGTTCCCGGAAATTGAAGACTTTTATCTTCCGCCAGAAGGATGTTCGTATCGCATGGCGGTGGTAACCATGAAGAAGCAATACCCAGGGCATGCTAAGCGTGTGATGATGGGGGTATGGTCTTTCTTGCGTCAGTTCATGTACACCAAGTTTGTCATTGTATGTGATGAAAGCGTCAATGGCCGCGACTGGCAGCAAGTCACCCAAGCCATGAATGATCATATGGTACCGAGCCGCGATACCTTGATGATCGAAAGCACGCCAATAGATTCTTTGGACTTTGCATCACCGGTTACCGGTTTAGGTTCCAAAATGGGACTGGATGCCACAATTAAGTGGGATGCAGAGTTGGAGCTGGAGGCGGCCAAGTATCAAACGGCACAAGATATCGAGCGCTCGAATAGTTGGGATGAAACCTTATTGACGAAACAGGTTACAGCTCAATATCCAGAGGTGACTGACTTGTATATTGCACCGGGAACGGGTACAAATCGTATGGTACTGCTGACTCTAGATAAGCAACGCGCAGGTCAAGCTATTGAGGTAATGAAAGGAGTAGAGGCTATACTCTCACCTTACTTGGCGACTAAGTTTATCGTTGCCTGCGATCAAGACGTGAATGTGCGTGATTGGAATGATGTAATTTGGGCGATCACTACGAGAATGGATCCGTCCAGAGATACATTATTGGTCAACGATAACACCTCTAAAGCTTATTTAGATGCAACCAATAAACTTGAAGACGAAGTGACGCGCGAGTGGGGCATACCAATTAAAAAAGACCCAGCGTTGGTTGCAAAGATAGATAGCATTTGGGATGAACTGAATATCCTATGA
- the trxA gene encoding thioredoxin TrxA — protein MSEKILQLTDDGFETDVINAAGPVLVDFWAEWCGPCKMIAPILDEIADEYEGKLTIGKLNIDQNAGTPPKFGIRGIPTLLLFKDGGVAATKVGALSKTQLKEFLDENL, from the coding sequence ATGAGTGAAAAGATTTTGCAGCTGACGGATGACGGTTTTGAAACTGACGTAATTAATGCTGCAGGCCCGGTTCTTGTTGACTTCTGGGCGGAGTGGTGTGGTCCTTGTAAGATGATTGCCCCAATCCTCGATGAAATCGCAGATGAGTACGAAGGCAAACTCACTATCGGCAAGCTAAACATCGACCAAAACGCGGGTACTCCACCTAAGTTTGGTATTCGTGGCATTCCAACGCTACTACTTTTCAAAGATGGCGGAGTGGCAGCAACTAAGGTTGGCGCACTGTCAAAAACTCAGCTAAAAGAGTTCTTAGACGAGAACTTATAA
- a CDS encoding DUF3630 family protein, whose protein sequence is MADFGLREYIEQEGKLLIVTPSFDFDSFDALAMAMLTQLSATVIEKQWDADIHTWLVDFEGCRMLLKGEHYSESMWFEAIDIAGSKEELDFLAGLFRRGF, encoded by the coding sequence ATGGCTGATTTTGGTCTTCGTGAATATATTGAACAAGAGGGCAAGCTACTTATCGTTACGCCTTCTTTTGATTTTGATAGCTTTGATGCGCTCGCCATGGCGATGTTGACTCAGTTATCTGCTACCGTTATTGAGAAGCAATGGGATGCCGATATTCATACTTGGCTGGTGGATTTTGAAGGCTGTCGCATGTTACTAAAAGGTGAGCACTACAGTGAATCAATGTGGTTTGAAGCTATCGATATCGCTGGCAGCAAAGAAGAGTTAGACTTCCTAGCTGGGCTGTTTCGTCGCGGTTTTTAA
- a CDS encoding phosphotransferase: MSSCPYEPAESLKTLLGDQHHVVSKDPIQSLWSGYGELFRVHTDNPALPSLIVKAINLPKVAPKHHPKGWNTELSNQRKLKSYQVEFHWYQHYVVQMPIGWAPRCLAAENHGSHYELLLEDLKLVECARVVKTPTNIEIETALRWLAQFHAFWLGTEPTGLWQQGTYWHLATRPDEWRAMTPSRYKAAAERIDDILNDCRYQTLVHGDAKLANFCFNEAGTQVSAVDFQYVGGGVGVKDIALFLCTVLDFDDPLLSIDTYVETYFGQLEVALATYQPNVDASDVCHEWRKLLGLAWADYQRFLLGWSPVHERVNAFTNQLTLDALDDFQL, encoded by the coding sequence TTGAGTTCTTGTCCTTATGAGCCGGCAGAGTCCCTGAAAACACTGCTTGGTGACCAACATCATGTGGTTTCGAAAGATCCAATACAGAGTCTCTGGAGCGGTTATGGCGAACTGTTTCGCGTTCATACCGACAATCCGGCGTTGCCTAGCCTGATCGTTAAGGCCATCAACTTACCTAAGGTTGCACCTAAGCATCATCCGAAAGGATGGAATACCGAGCTTTCAAACCAAAGAAAGCTCAAGTCTTATCAAGTCGAGTTTCATTGGTACCAGCACTATGTTGTTCAAATGCCTATTGGCTGGGCACCACGCTGTTTGGCCGCGGAAAATCATGGCTCGCACTATGAGTTGCTTCTGGAAGATCTCAAGCTTGTTGAGTGCGCTAGAGTAGTAAAAACGCCAACAAACATAGAAATAGAAACAGCACTTCGCTGGTTAGCGCAGTTTCATGCTTTTTGGTTGGGTACCGAGCCTACCGGACTTTGGCAGCAAGGTACCTATTGGCACTTGGCTACTCGCCCCGATGAGTGGCGAGCGATGACGCCGAGTCGTTACAAAGCGGCTGCTGAGCGCATAGATGACATACTCAATGATTGCCGTTACCAAACCCTAGTGCATGGTGATGCGAAATTGGCTAACTTCTGTTTCAACGAAGCTGGTACGCAAGTCAGTGCGGTTGACTTTCAGTATGTCGGTGGTGGTGTGGGTGTAAAAGATATCGCGTTATTTCTTTGCACTGTGCTCGATTTTGATGATCCGCTGTTATCGATCGACACATATGTTGAAACCTACTTTGGACAGCTAGAAGTGGCGTTGGCTACCTATCAGCCTAATGTGGATGCAAGTGATGTGTGTCATGAGTGGCGAAAGCTACTCGGACTGGCGTGGGCTGACTATCAGCGTTTCCTGCTTGGCTGGAGCCCCGTTCATGAGCGAGTGAATGCCTTTACTAATCAGCTGACTTTAGACGCTCTCGACGACTTTCAGTTGTAA
- the fre gene encoding NAD(P)H-flavin reductase, protein MTINCKVKSIEPLAANTYQILLHPEQPVSFKAGQYLMVVMGEADKRPFSIASSPCRHEGEIELHIGAAEHNAYALEVVESMKHALEVGGDIQIDAPHGEAWIREDSQRPILLIAGGTGFSYVRSILDHCISQNIAQPIYLYWGGRDEAQLYAKQELADIANAHERIQFIPVIEETLAEWTGKQGNVLQAVSDDFDSLADFDIYIAGRFEMAGAAREQFTQNKQAKSEHMYGDAYAFI, encoded by the coding sequence ATGACCATTAATTGTAAAGTTAAGTCTATTGAGCCTTTAGCAGCGAATACCTATCAAATTTTGCTGCACCCAGAACAGCCTGTTAGCTTTAAAGCAGGTCAGTATTTAATGGTAGTAATGGGAGAGGCCGACAAGCGTCCTTTCTCTATTGCTAGCAGCCCTTGCCGTCATGAAGGCGAGATCGAGCTCCACATTGGCGCTGCAGAGCACAATGCTTATGCGCTAGAAGTGGTTGAATCAATGAAGCATGCACTTGAAGTGGGTGGCGACATTCAGATTGATGCCCCTCATGGCGAAGCGTGGATTCGTGAAGATAGCCAGCGCCCAATTCTATTGATTGCTGGTGGCACTGGCTTTAGCTATGTACGTTCTATTCTTGATCACTGCATCAGCCAAAACATTGCGCAGCCTATCTATCTATATTGGGGTGGTCGCGATGAAGCTCAGCTATATGCTAAACAAGAACTGGCTGATATCGCCAATGCTCATGAGCGCATTCAGTTCATTCCTGTTATTGAAGAAACACTAGCTGAGTGGACAGGCAAACAAGGCAACGTACTTCAAGCGGTCAGTGATGATTTTGATTCACTTGCTGATTTCGATATCTATATAGCAGGTCGTTTCGAAATGGCTGGCGCTGCACGTGAACAGTTTACGCAAAACAAGCAGGCAAAATCAGAACACATGTATGGTGATGCGTACGCATTTATCTAA